A stretch of the Mycobacterium shigaense genome encodes the following:
- a CDS encoding alpha/beta hydrolase family protein — MASDSDPIDSPPGLPDVPGADLPPGADTLPPLSALTPSTRLVVGASALGDLALRTWVASLLATTVTPLVAATSLRQSRDERGNLNFYAELAAARDSEKSFPPPIEPPRVSSRPAGRLAAWLARGTVDNISFDSSFTAINPALRKRWAGWKSNNVVRAQHWRHDDGPRPTLCVIHGFMGSSYLANGRFFSMPWYYRAGYDVLMFTLPFHGQRAEKLSPFSGFGFFAGGLSGFAESMAQAVHDFRSVIDYLRHTGVQRIALTGISLGGYTSALVASVDDRLEAVIPNCPVVTPATMFDQWFPANKLVQLGFHLYDINRAELDAGLAYHGPLNYRPRLPRDRRMIITGLGDRMAPPEQAVLLWNHWDRCALHWFPGNHVLHVSQLDYLRRMTGFLHEVMFG; from the coding sequence GTGGCGTCCGACTCGGATCCGATCGATTCGCCCCCGGGGCTTCCCGATGTCCCCGGTGCCGATCTACCCCCCGGCGCCGACACACTACCACCGCTGTCGGCGCTGACCCCGAGTACCCGACTCGTCGTCGGGGCATCTGCGCTCGGCGATCTCGCGCTACGTACCTGGGTCGCCTCGCTGCTGGCCACCACGGTGACGCCACTCGTCGCCGCGACGTCGCTGCGTCAATCCCGAGACGAGCGCGGCAACCTGAACTTCTACGCCGAACTCGCGGCCGCACGAGACTCGGAGAAGTCGTTTCCGCCGCCCATCGAACCGCCCCGAGTTTCGTCCCGGCCCGCGGGCCGGCTCGCGGCCTGGCTCGCGCGCGGCACGGTCGACAACATCTCCTTCGACAGCAGCTTCACGGCCATCAATCCGGCGCTGCGGAAGCGCTGGGCCGGGTGGAAGTCGAACAATGTTGTGCGCGCCCAACATTGGCGCCACGACGACGGGCCCCGCCCCACACTGTGCGTCATCCACGGCTTCATGGGGTCGTCGTATCTGGCCAACGGCCGGTTCTTCTCGATGCCGTGGTATTACCGGGCGGGCTACGACGTGCTGATGTTCACCCTGCCGTTTCACGGTCAACGAGCCGAAAAACTGTCCCCGTTCAGTGGCTTCGGCTTTTTCGCCGGTGGGCTCAGCGGGTTCGCCGAGTCAATGGCGCAGGCCGTACACGACTTCCGTTCAGTCATCGACTATTTGCGGCACACCGGTGTGCAGCGCATCGCGCTGACCGGAATCTCGCTGGGCGGCTACACCAGTGCGCTGGTGGCATCGGTGGACGATCGGCTCGAGGCCGTCATCCCCAACTGCCCGGTCGTCACCCCCGCGACGATGTTCGACCAATGGTTCCCGGCCAACAAACTCGTCCAGCTGGGGTTCCACCTGTACGACATCAACCGCGCGGAGCTGGACGCGGGCCTGGCCTACCACGGCCCGCTGAACTACCGGCCGCGGCTGCCCCGGGATCGCCGGATGATCATCACCGGACTGGGCGACCGGATGGCCCCACCGGAACAGGCCGTCCTGCTGTGGAACCACTGGGATCGCTGCGCGCTGCACTGGTTTCCCGGCAATCACGTGCTGCACGTGAGCCAGCTGGACTACCTGCGCCGGATGACCGGCTTCCTACACGAGGTCATGTTCGGCTAG
- a CDS encoding trans-aconitate 2-methyltransferase, with protein sequence MWDPDVYLAFADQRSRAFYDLLSRVGAERPRRVADLGCGPGNLTKYLEKRWPGAVIEALDTSPEMVAAARERGIDATVGDLRDWTPKPDTDVVVSNAALHWVPEHADLLLRWVAKLAPGSWAAVQIPGNFETPSHAAVRAVARREHYAKTLKDIPFRVGAVVQPPTDYANILLDAGCRVDAWETTYLHQLTGEHPVLEWITGTVLVPVRERLDDAGWAEFRQELIPLLDDAYPARADGTTIFPFRRVFIVAQVGGSSRSPR encoded by the coding sequence ATGTGGGATCCCGACGTCTACCTGGCGTTTGCGGACCAGCGCAGCCGCGCGTTCTACGACTTGCTGTCGCGGGTCGGGGCCGAGCGACCGCGTCGGGTGGCTGACCTGGGTTGCGGGCCCGGCAACCTGACCAAGTACCTGGAGAAGCGGTGGCCCGGCGCGGTCATCGAGGCATTGGACACCTCTCCGGAGATGGTCGCCGCAGCCCGGGAACGCGGCATCGACGCCACCGTCGGCGATCTGCGCGACTGGACACCCAAGCCCGACACCGACGTGGTCGTCAGCAACGCGGCGTTGCATTGGGTGCCCGAACACGCCGACCTGTTGCTGCGCTGGGTCGCAAAGCTGGCGCCGGGATCCTGGGCTGCCGTGCAGATTCCGGGCAATTTCGAGACACCGTCACATGCCGCGGTGCGGGCGGTGGCCCGCCGTGAACACTACGCAAAGACTTTGAAAGACATACCGTTTCGGGTAGGCGCCGTGGTCCAGCCGCCGACGGACTACGCCAACATCTTGCTGGACGCCGGATGCCGCGTCGACGCCTGGGAAACGACGTATCTGCACCAGCTCACCGGGGAACACCCGGTGCTGGAATGGATCACCGGCACCGTGCTCGTCCCGGTGCGGGAGCGACTCGACGACGCGGGATGGGCGGAGTTCCGTCAGGAGCTGATCCCGTTGCTCGACGACGCCTACCCCGCCCGCGCCGACGGCACGACGATCTTCCCGTTCCGGCGGGTGTTCATCGTCGCCCAGGTCGGCGGCTCGAGCCGCTCGCCTCGGTAG
- a CDS encoding sulfatase family protein has product MAGDNVLLVHWHDLGRYLGAYGHQDVSSPRLDALAADSILFTRAHACAPLCSPSRGSFFTGRYPQSNGLVGLAHHGWEYRADVQTLPQILSQSGWYSALFGMQHESSYPKRLGFDEFDVSNSYCEYVVEKVIDWLHGDVPCRAGQPFLLTAGFFETHRPYPQERYEPANSATVEPPDYLPDTPEVRGDLAGFYGAISTADAAVGRILDTLAETGLDANTWVVFFTDHGPALPRAKSTLYDAGTGVALLIRPPAGRRDIASGVYDELFSGVDLVPTLLELLGLDVPADVEGVSHAHALHAPDTPADPVREQVYSMKTYHDSFDPIRAIRTKEYSYIENYVPRPLLDLPWDIQESPSGQAVAPFVTSPRPARELYDLRTDPTETLNLLADGDPGAEAIAADLAVRLHDWRQRTGDVIPSDFAGSRIALRYTETYVQIHLNAPSSRSAIAVDRGIEE; this is encoded by the coding sequence ATGGCGGGCGACAACGTGCTGCTCGTGCATTGGCACGATCTGGGGCGCTACCTCGGCGCCTACGGTCACCAAGACGTGTCCAGCCCCCGGCTCGACGCGCTTGCCGCCGACAGCATCCTGTTCACCCGAGCCCATGCCTGCGCACCGTTGTGCTCGCCGTCGCGGGGATCGTTTTTCACCGGTCGCTACCCCCAGAGCAACGGGCTGGTCGGGCTGGCTCACCACGGGTGGGAGTATCGCGCCGATGTCCAGACGCTGCCGCAGATACTTTCGCAATCGGGTTGGTATTCGGCGCTTTTCGGGATGCAACACGAATCGTCATACCCCAAACGGCTGGGCTTCGACGAGTTCGACGTGTCCAACTCCTACTGCGAGTACGTGGTGGAGAAGGTGATCGATTGGCTGCACGGCGACGTGCCGTGCCGCGCCGGGCAACCATTCCTGTTGACGGCGGGGTTCTTCGAGACGCACCGGCCTTACCCGCAGGAGCGCTACGAACCGGCCAACAGCGCGACCGTCGAGCCGCCCGACTACCTGCCCGACACCCCCGAGGTGCGCGGCGACCTCGCCGGCTTCTACGGGGCCATCAGCACCGCCGACGCGGCGGTCGGCCGGATCCTGGACACGCTGGCCGAAACCGGGCTGGACGCCAACACCTGGGTGGTGTTCTTCACCGACCACGGTCCGGCCCTGCCTCGCGCGAAATCCACGCTGTATGACGCGGGAACCGGCGTCGCCCTGCTGATCCGGCCGCCCGCCGGCCGCCGAGACATCGCATCCGGCGTCTACGACGAGTTGTTCAGCGGCGTCGATCTGGTGCCGACGTTGCTGGAATTGCTGGGCCTCGACGTGCCCGCCGACGTCGAGGGCGTCTCCCACGCGCACGCCCTGCACGCACCCGATACCCCGGCCGACCCGGTGCGCGAGCAGGTCTACAGCATGAAGACCTATCACGACTCGTTCGACCCGATTCGCGCCATCCGCACCAAGGAATACAGCTACATCGAGAACTACGTGCCCCGGCCGCTGCTGGACCTGCCGTGGGACATCCAGGAGAGCCCCTCGGGTCAGGCGGTCGCACCGTTCGTCACGTCGCCGCGGCCGGCGCGCGAACTCTACGATCTTCGAACCGATCCCACCGAGACCCTTAATCTGCTCGCCGACGGCGATCCGGGTGCGGAGGCCATCGCAGCCGATCTTGCTGTGCGCCTGCATGATTGGCGCCAGCGGACGGGCGATGTCATCCCTTCGGACTTCGCGGGCAGCCGCATCGCGCTGCGCTACACCGAAACGTATGTGCAGATCCACCTCAACGCGCCCAGCAGCCGGTCGGCCATCGCCGTCGACCGCGGTATCGAGGAGTGA
- a CDS encoding SMP-30/gluconolactonase/LRE family protein translates to MRTLLSGLGLLESPRWHDGRLWVADWTAGSIGRIDGAGRVRTVVEHKSLPLCFDFLPDVPGGEALVLASSAQRALLRLSADGTLTRYAELASLSPHGPNDIVIDGRGNAYVNNVNFDFAAGPPAGDIAPGFVALVRAGTARIVAADLSFPNGMAVTPDNATLIVAESYRHRLTAFDIAPDGSLSNRRVWAELGAHSPDGICLDRDGAVWYADVGDRCCVRVREGGEVADRIRLDRGAFACMLGGDDRATLFVVAAHWPGPQRLLRHTDWDGTVLAVPVSVPGAGWPGRVSAG, encoded by the coding sequence ATGCGGACGCTGCTGAGCGGCCTGGGATTGCTGGAATCGCCGCGCTGGCATGACGGCCGGCTATGGGTGGCCGACTGGACGGCCGGCTCGATCGGCCGCATCGACGGCGCGGGCCGGGTCCGCACCGTGGTCGAACACAAGTCGTTGCCACTGTGTTTCGATTTCCTGCCGGACGTGCCCGGCGGCGAGGCGCTGGTGCTGGCGTCGAGCGCGCAGCGGGCGTTGCTGCGACTGTCGGCGGACGGCACCCTGACGCGGTATGCCGAGCTGGCGTCGTTGTCCCCCCACGGCCCCAACGACATCGTGATCGACGGCCGCGGCAACGCCTACGTCAACAACGTCAACTTCGACTTCGCGGCGGGTCCGCCGGCCGGGGACATCGCCCCCGGGTTCGTCGCCCTAGTGCGCGCCGGGACCGCCCGCATCGTCGCCGCGGACCTGTCGTTCCCCAACGGCATGGCGGTGACTCCCGACAACGCCACCCTCATCGTGGCGGAGTCGTACCGCCACCGGCTGACGGCCTTCGACATCGCCCCCGACGGCTCGCTGTCGAATCGCCGAGTGTGGGCGGAGTTGGGCGCACACTCACCCGACGGCATCTGCCTGGATCGCGACGGCGCCGTCTGGTACGCCGACGTCGGCGACCGGTGCTGCGTCCGGGTACGCGAGGGTGGCGAGGTGGCCGACCGGATCCGGCTCGATCGCGGCGCATTCGCCTGCATGCTCGGCGGCGACGACCGCGCCACGCTGTTCGTGGTCGCCGCGCACTGGCCCGGCCCGCAGCGCCTGCTGCGTCACACCGACTGGGACGGCACCGTGCTGGCGGTTCCGGTCTCCGTACCCGGCGCGGGCTGGCCGGGCCGGGTATCGGCCGGCTGA
- the bluB gene encoding 5,6-dimethylbenzimidazole synthase, which translates to MPFSPGDFPDFSDGAVNGYAFSAQERRAIYRVIAERRDMRRFVPGSTVPEDVLARLLQAAHAAPSVGLMQPWRFIRVTDEALRKRIHALVDEERPRTAAALGPRGAEFLRLKVEGILECAELLVVALADKRDMHVFGRRTLPQMDLASVSCAIQNLWLAARAEGLGVGWVSLFDPQPLARLLGMPADAEPVAILCVGPVPEFPDRPALELDGWTHARPLSEFVSDNQWGQPADTRPGQPAPGTETGTASTVPSQSV; encoded by the coding sequence ATGCCATTCTCGCCTGGCGACTTCCCCGATTTCTCCGATGGCGCTGTCAACGGGTATGCGTTCAGCGCCCAGGAACGCCGAGCCATCTACCGGGTGATCGCCGAACGGCGCGACATGCGCCGCTTTGTGCCCGGCAGCACAGTGCCCGAGGACGTCCTGGCCCGGCTGCTGCAGGCCGCGCACGCCGCGCCCAGCGTCGGCCTGATGCAGCCGTGGCGTTTCATCCGGGTCACCGATGAGGCGCTGCGCAAGCGCATCCACGCCCTGGTCGACGAGGAGCGGCCGCGTACCGCGGCGGCGCTGGGACCGCGCGGCGCGGAGTTTCTGCGGCTGAAGGTCGAGGGCATTCTGGAATGCGCCGAGTTGCTGGTGGTGGCGCTGGCCGACAAGCGCGACATGCACGTCTTCGGCCGGCGCACGCTGCCACAGATGGACCTCGCGTCGGTGTCCTGCGCGATCCAGAACCTGTGGCTGGCGGCCCGGGCCGAGGGCCTCGGCGTCGGCTGGGTGTCGCTGTTCGACCCGCAACCGTTGGCCCGGCTGCTGGGAATGCCCGCCGATGCCGAGCCGGTGGCCATCCTGTGCGTGGGCCCGGTGCCCGAGTTCCCGGACCGGCCGGCCCTCGAGCTCGACGGGTGGACCCACGCGCGGCCGCTCTCGGAGTTCGTCTCCGATAACCAATGGGGTCAGCCGGCCGATACCCGGCCCGGCCAGCCCGCGCCGGGTACGGAGACCGGAACCGCCAGCACGGTGCCGTCCCAGTCGGTGTGA
- a CDS encoding alpha/beta fold hydrolase, translating to MFSRSHLTPAEPSWFTAALAQKPDHLDVDVGGCRVHVRAWGAPNQPPVVFVHGGGAHSGWWDHIAPFFSRTHRVVAPDLSGHGDSGTRARYDLQTWAREVMEVLPAAGASGRPTIVGHSMGGWVAATAATRYGDDINSVVVVDSPLRDRAPEAARLRNPKPSDYGSRDEILSHFTPVPRQELVLPYIGAHIASESIRKVGKRWTWKFDRAIFRGEFLEASPADDESMEAMIAKMRCRIGYLSCEAGLVSATMAARLRSIFQLRGPFVELAEAGHHPMLDQPLPLVATLRTLLEFWSIT from the coding sequence GTGTTTTCCCGTTCTCACCTGACGCCGGCCGAACCGTCCTGGTTCACCGCCGCGCTTGCCCAGAAGCCGGACCATCTTGACGTCGACGTCGGCGGTTGCCGGGTGCACGTGCGCGCCTGGGGCGCACCCAATCAACCGCCTGTGGTGTTCGTCCACGGCGGCGGCGCGCACTCGGGCTGGTGGGACCACATCGCGCCGTTCTTCTCCCGCACCCACCGTGTGGTCGCCCCCGATCTGTCGGGGCACGGCGACAGCGGCACCCGTGCCCGCTATGACCTGCAGACCTGGGCGAGGGAAGTCATGGAGGTGTTGCCGGCCGCGGGGGCCTCGGGCCGGCCCACCATCGTCGGCCACAGCATGGGCGGCTGGGTGGCCGCGACTGCGGCCACCCGCTACGGCGACGACATCAACAGCGTCGTGGTGGTCGACTCGCCGTTGCGCGACCGCGCGCCCGAAGCGGCACGACTGCGCAACCCCAAACCCAGCGACTACGGGTCACGCGACGAAATCCTGTCTCACTTCACCCCGGTGCCTCGGCAGGAGCTGGTTCTGCCCTACATCGGGGCGCACATCGCGTCGGAGTCGATACGCAAAGTGGGCAAAAGGTGGACGTGGAAATTCGACCGGGCGATTTTCCGGGGTGAGTTCCTCGAGGCAAGTCCCGCCGACGACGAGTCGATGGAGGCGATGATTGCCAAAATGCGTTGCCGAATAGGCTATCTGAGCTGCGAGGCCGGTTTGGTATCCGCGACGATGGCCGCGCGGTTGCGCTCGATCTTCCAGCTCAGGGGCCCGTTCGTGGAGCTGGCCGAAGCGGGCCACCATCCCATGCTCGACCAACCTCTTCCGCTCGTCGCGACGTTGCGGACCCTGCTTGAATTCTGGTCGATCACCTAG
- a CDS encoding phosphatase PAP2 family protein, which translates to MTRTRTVVLGAALAAAVVYAVMWVGFLQNWGWLHGLDWSLLTAAHDVAVKHPGWLRFWAGLSTVLGPEPLRLLGAAVAVVLLVLRRLRAALLVVACAPLNGLVTTGVKALANRPRPPTMLVYAPSTSFPSGHALETTAAWLALLILLLPVLSRSLRGVATVVTAVILLLVGISRVALNVHYPSDVLAGWSLGYLYFLLCLLVFRPRSVLVTAQ; encoded by the coding sequence ATGACCCGCACCCGGACCGTGGTCCTCGGCGCCGCCCTAGCCGCCGCGGTGGTCTACGCGGTCATGTGGGTGGGCTTCCTGCAGAATTGGGGCTGGTTGCACGGCCTGGACTGGTCGTTGTTGACCGCGGCACACGACGTCGCGGTCAAGCATCCGGGCTGGCTGCGCTTCTGGGCCGGGCTGTCGACCGTGCTCGGCCCGGAACCGCTGCGGCTGCTGGGAGCGGCCGTGGCGGTGGTCCTGCTGGTCCTGCGCCGCCTGCGCGCGGCGCTGCTGGTGGTGGCCTGCGCGCCGCTGAACGGATTGGTCACGACGGGGGTCAAGGCGCTGGCGAACCGCCCACGGCCGCCCACGATGTTGGTGTACGCGCCCTCGACGTCGTTTCCGTCGGGCCACGCGCTGGAAACCACCGCGGCCTGGCTGGCGCTGTTGATCCTGCTGTTGCCGGTGCTGAGCCGGTCGCTGCGGGGGGTGGCGACCGTGGTTACCGCGGTGATCCTGCTGTTGGTCGGGATCTCCCGCGTGGCGCTGAACGTGCATTACCCGTCCGACGTGCTGGCGGGCTGGTCGCTGGGCTATCTCTATTTCCTGCTGTGCCTGTTGGTTTTTCGGCCCAGATCGGTGTTGGTCACGGCGCAGTGA
- a CDS encoding L,D-transpeptidase family protein: MRRLLALLRAAACALFTLFVLTPAASAAPTGNPLAGTPWFANQVGNATQVVSVVSTGGSNATIDIYQRTAAGWQALRTGVPTHVGSAGMAPQAKSGVPATPTGVYSLDSAFGTAPNPGTGLPYTQVTDGNHWWSGDDHSPTFNSMQVCAKAQCPFNTADSENLQIPQYKHAVVMGVNKNKTPGGGAAFFFHTTDGAPTEGCVAVDDAQLVSIMKWLRPGAVIAITK; encoded by the coding sequence ATGCGCCGACTGCTAGCTTTGCTGCGCGCCGCGGCGTGCGCACTATTCACGTTGTTCGTGCTGACCCCGGCGGCCAGCGCGGCCCCGACCGGCAACCCCCTGGCCGGCACACCCTGGTTCGCCAACCAGGTCGGCAATGCCACCCAGGTGGTTTCGGTCGTCAGCACCGGCGGCTCGAACGCGACCATCGACATTTACCAGCGCACTGCCGCCGGCTGGCAGGCGCTGCGCACCGGGGTTCCGACCCACGTCGGTTCGGCGGGCATGGCGCCGCAGGCCAAGAGCGGGGTGCCGGCCACCCCCACGGGCGTGTACAGCCTTGACTCCGCGTTCGGCACGGCGCCGAATCCCGGCACCGGTCTGCCCTACACCCAGGTCACCGACGGCAACCATTGGTGGAGCGGCGACGACCACAGCCCCACGTTCAACTCCATGCAGGTCTGCGCGAAGGCGCAGTGCCCGTTCAACACGGCCGACAGCGAGAATCTGCAAATCCCGCAGTACAAGCACGCGGTCGTGATGGGCGTCAACAAGAACAAGACCCCGGGCGGCGGTGCGGCGTTCTTCTTCCACACCACCGACGGCGCGCCCACCGAGGGTTGCGTGGCGGTCGACGACGCTCAGCTGGTGTCGATCATGAAATGGCTGCGCCCCGGCGCGGTCATCGCGATCACCAAGTAG
- a CDS encoding nuclear transport factor 2 family protein → MTLDDLADIEAIKQVKYRYLRALDTKHWDDFSDTLAEDIKADYGPSIGNELHFTNRADLVEYMRTSLPANVITEHRVTHPDIVVNGDTATGSWYLQDRVIVGDLNFMLIGAAFYKDTYRRTDGGWKISGTGYDRTYDATMSLEGLNFTVKPGRAIAGVD, encoded by the coding sequence ATGACCCTCGACGATCTGGCCGATATCGAAGCCATCAAGCAAGTCAAATACCGCTATCTGCGCGCGCTGGACACCAAGCACTGGGACGACTTCAGCGACACCCTCGCCGAGGACATCAAGGCCGACTACGGCCCGTCCATCGGCAACGAACTGCACTTCACCAACCGCGCCGACCTGGTCGAGTACATGCGCACCTCGCTGCCGGCCAACGTCATCACCGAACACCGAGTGACCCATCCCGACATCGTCGTCAACGGCGATACCGCAACGGGCAGTTGGTATCTGCAGGACCGCGTCATCGTCGGCGACCTCAACTTCATGCTGATCGGCGCGGCGTTCTACAAGGACACCTACCGGCGCACCGACGGCGGCTGGAAGATCAGCGGCACCGGCTACGACCGAACCTACGACGCCACAATGTCTTTGGAAGGCCTGAACTTCACGGTCAAGCCCGGCCGCGCCATCGCGGGCGTCGACTGA
- a CDS encoding TetR/AcrR family transcriptional regulator, producing MSIAAGQAPARSASPTRRTSAPRKRGDATRAKIIDETVRCIVEEGFAAATAKHVAERAGVTWGVIQYHFGDRNGVLMAVVDDGVDRLIESLSAADVSELPLRERIEVVVDTAWSCYSSPTSLAAFEILRATRGALGSSSRRHLLEMNSAISELGRLITDDPANTGVSEVIWATLRGVVLVQMVTGGDVDWSLERRALIDMVTRVLQ from the coding sequence ATGTCCATTGCTGCAGGCCAGGCGCCCGCGCGGTCGGCGAGCCCCACGCGGCGCACCAGCGCGCCACGCAAGCGCGGCGACGCCACCCGGGCCAAGATCATCGACGAGACGGTCCGCTGCATCGTGGAGGAGGGCTTCGCCGCCGCCACGGCCAAGCACGTGGCCGAACGCGCCGGCGTCACCTGGGGCGTCATCCAGTACCACTTCGGCGACCGCAACGGCGTACTGATGGCCGTCGTCGACGACGGGGTGGACCGGCTGATCGAGAGCCTGTCCGCCGCCGACGTCAGCGAGCTGCCGCTGCGCGAGCGCATCGAAGTCGTCGTCGACACCGCGTGGAGTTGCTACAGCAGCCCGACGTCGCTGGCGGCCTTCGAGATCTTGCGGGCCACCCGCGGCGCCCTGGGCTCATCGTCGCGTCGCCACCTGCTGGAGATGAACTCCGCAATCAGCGAGCTAGGCCGGCTGATCACCGACGATCCCGCCAATACCGGTGTGTCCGAGGTCATTTGGGCCACGCTGCGGGGGGTGGTGCTGGTGCAGATGGTGACCGGCGGCGACGTCGATTGGAGCCTGGAACGGCGGGCCCTGATCGACATGGTCACCCGTGTGCTGCAATGA
- a CDS encoding Hsp70 family protein — protein MYDPVGLSIGTTNLVAASSGSTPVSRRAVLTLYPHCAPKIGVPGGNPPHSEPGMMLGGFVERIGDSVALVSADGSAHDPDLLMVEALDAMVLEAGADAASSEISIAVPAYWKAGNVQALRNALRTHLGFVRSGMAPRLVSDAIASLTAANAELCLAATGVVGVIDFGGSGTSATLVNIAGDFEPVTPTLRYPDFSGDEIDAAILLRVFEELGHASGIDPASTAAVGQLAKLREQCRTAKEQLSIDTATEFTAELGGRRSSMRLTRDELGDLIQDRLTGLIYALDKMLVRHHKSWTDLAAVVTVGGAASIPLITERLSVHSRRPVVSPAEPALAAAAGALMLASRGEEVDLRTRTSVGLLASSAAAGEVVDLGAGDVLVIDHDALTDRELAWSQTEYPGDIRLPYVPEDYGEDNQAGWSMRLNVIDPVPVGRPWRRLRLSQFIIGMCAMVAMTAIGGVAYTLAGIENREAPPVPTVVPVPAPPVSSLMPRPAPPPPTAVPPPPSVEPVPSNVPPPPPPPPPPPPVVVSPEPPPVVTTHPHPHPPPSTQATQTPTMTTPTTMTTPTTPPPPPSTTTPPPPPTTTTTTVPMTTQWVHVPLLPIPIPIQVPASQAPQTPQYPGQYPSQYPGQYPGQYPGQYPGGGNPFLSPGY, from the coding sequence ATGTACGACCCCGTTGGGTTGTCGATCGGGACCACGAACCTGGTCGCCGCGAGTAGTGGAAGTACGCCGGTGAGCCGCCGCGCCGTACTGACGCTCTACCCGCACTGCGCGCCGAAAATCGGTGTGCCCGGCGGTAACCCACCGCACAGCGAGCCGGGCATGATGCTGGGCGGCTTTGTTGAGCGCATCGGCGACTCGGTGGCGCTGGTGTCGGCCGACGGGTCGGCACACGACCCGGATCTGTTGATGGTCGAGGCCCTGGACGCAATGGTTCTCGAGGCCGGTGCGGACGCGGCCTCCTCGGAGATCTCGATCGCCGTTCCCGCGTACTGGAAAGCCGGCAATGTGCAAGCGTTACGCAACGCGCTACGAACGCATTTGGGCTTCGTCCGAAGCGGCATGGCACCCCGGCTGGTCTCGGATGCCATCGCGTCGCTGACCGCGGCGAACGCGGAGCTCTGCCTTGCGGCGACGGGCGTGGTCGGCGTGATCGACTTCGGCGGATCGGGAACCTCCGCCACCCTGGTGAACATCGCTGGGGATTTCGAACCCGTCACGCCGACGCTGCGCTATCCGGACTTCTCCGGCGACGAGATCGACGCGGCAATATTGTTGCGGGTGTTCGAGGAACTGGGACACGCCAGCGGTATCGACCCGGCGAGCACCGCCGCGGTCGGGCAGCTCGCCAAGCTCAGGGAGCAATGCCGCACCGCCAAAGAGCAGTTATCCATCGACACGGCAACGGAATTCACGGCGGAGCTGGGTGGCCGCAGGTCGAGCATGCGGCTGACCCGCGACGAGCTGGGCGACCTGATCCAGGACCGGCTGACCGGGTTGATCTACGCCCTGGACAAGATGCTGGTCAGGCACCACAAGAGCTGGACGGACCTGGCGGCGGTGGTCACCGTCGGCGGCGCGGCCAGCATTCCGCTTATCACGGAGCGTCTTTCGGTGCATTCCCGCCGCCCGGTGGTATCCCCGGCCGAACCGGCGTTGGCGGCCGCCGCCGGCGCGCTGATGCTGGCCTCTCGTGGGGAGGAAGTGGATCTTCGCACCCGCACGTCCGTGGGCCTGCTCGCTTCGTCGGCCGCCGCCGGCGAGGTCGTCGACCTCGGTGCCGGCGACGTGCTGGTGATCGACCACGACGCGCTGACCGATCGCGAATTGGCCTGGTCGCAAACCGAATACCCGGGCGATATCCGGCTGCCGTATGTGCCCGAGGACTACGGCGAGGACAACCAGGCCGGCTGGTCGATGCGGCTGAACGTGATAGACCCGGTCCCCGTCGGGCGGCCGTGGCGGCGATTGCGCTTGTCGCAGTTCATCATCGGCATGTGCGCCATGGTCGCCATGACGGCGATCGGCGGCGTGGCCTACACCTTGGCCGGTATCGAGAACCGCGAGGCACCGCCGGTGCCCACCGTGGTGCCGGTGCCCGCGCCACCGGTCAGCTCGCTGATGCCCCGTCCCGCCCCGCCGCCGCCCACGGCGGTCCCGCCGCCGCCCAGTGTCGAGCCGGTGCCCAGCAACGTGCCGCCACCGCCACCGCCACCGCCGCCGCCCCCGCCGGTGGTGGTCAGCCCCGAGCCGCCGCCCGTCGTGACGACGCATCCGCATCCGCATCCGCCGCCGTCGACCCAGGCGACTCAGACGCCGACCATGACGACCCCGACGACCATGACGACCCCGACGACCCCGCCACCGCCGCCGTCGACGACGACCCCCCCGCCGCCGCCGACCACCACGACCACGACGGTGCCGATGACCACGCAGTGGGTTCACGTCCCACTGCTGCCGATACCGATACCGATTCAGGTCCCGGCAAGTCAGGCGCCGCAGACCCCGCAGTACCCGGGGCAGTACCCCAGCCAGTATCCGGGGCAGTACCCCGGGCAGTACCCCGGGCAGTACCCGGGCGGCGGTAACCCGTTCCTGAGCCCGGGTTACTAG